The following proteins are co-located in the Paludibaculum fermentans genome:
- a CDS encoding NAD(P)-binding domain-containing protein, with product MAIGFIGTGKMGAMLVRALLRAERPVEEEIWASNRSQEKLEDLQLHYPRLRTGTNAELGQECETLFLCVRPGDTAHVLEEVKPVLTGRHLLVSISNIVELERLAATTPCRTAKVIPSFTQFVHGGVSLLIPGPRSTEKDLAYLRDLLERLSRTEQIEETQSRAATNVVSCGPAFLARFCTEWAAAAHEMQPDISLVEWESLVWDTVRAAADLPKAGIDGREMLEEVSTPGGMTYEGLLAMDAVLPEMWREVMRRTMEREKVLKAAFTL from the coding sequence ATGGCAATCGGGTTCATTGGCACAGGCAAGATGGGCGCAATGCTGGTTCGCGCGCTGTTGCGCGCCGAGCGTCCGGTGGAAGAAGAGATCTGGGCGAGCAACCGGTCTCAAGAGAAGTTGGAGGATCTGCAGCTGCACTATCCGCGTCTGCGGACGGGCACCAACGCGGAGTTGGGGCAGGAGTGCGAGACGCTGTTCCTGTGCGTGCGGCCGGGCGATACGGCGCACGTGCTGGAAGAGGTGAAGCCGGTCCTGACAGGGCGGCATTTGCTGGTGAGCATCTCGAACATCGTGGAGCTGGAAAGGCTGGCGGCGACGACGCCCTGCCGTACGGCAAAGGTGATTCCCTCGTTCACGCAGTTTGTGCACGGCGGGGTGAGCCTGCTGATTCCGGGTCCGCGGAGCACGGAGAAGGATCTGGCGTATCTGCGGGATCTACTGGAGCGGTTGAGCCGCACGGAGCAGATTGAGGAGACGCAAAGCCGGGCAGCGACGAATGTGGTGAGCTGCGGACCTGCGTTTCTGGCGCGATTTTGCACGGAGTGGGCGGCGGCGGCGCACGAGATGCAGCCGGACATCTCGCTGGTGGAATGGGAGTCGCTGGTGTGGGACACGGTCCGGGCGGCGGCGGATCTGCCAAAGGCGGGCATCGACGGCCGGGAGATGCTGGAAGAGGTCAGCACGCCGGGCGGGATGACCTATGAAGGGCTGCTGGCAATGGATGCGGTGCTGCCGGAGATGTGGCGCGAGGTGATGCGGCGGACGATGGAGCGGGAGAAGGTGTTGAAGGCGGCGTTCACGCTGTAG
- the hslV gene encoding ATP-dependent protease subunit HslV has product MTNSIHGTTILVVRRNGKVVMAGDGQVTLGSEVLKAKANKLRRLHKDKIVAGFAGSTADAFSLFARFEAKLEQHNGNLPRSAVELAKDWRTDKALRHLEALLLVADATNIYILSGNGDVIEPDSDCMAIGSGGPFAQAAARALLENTKLTAREIVEKAMIIAADTCIYTNGNISYQELG; this is encoded by the coding sequence ATGACGAATAGCATCCACGGGACCACTATTTTGGTGGTCCGCCGCAACGGCAAAGTCGTGATGGCCGGAGACGGACAGGTGACCCTGGGCAGCGAGGTGTTGAAGGCGAAAGCCAATAAACTCCGCCGTCTGCACAAGGATAAGATCGTGGCTGGATTCGCCGGCTCCACGGCCGACGCCTTCTCTCTCTTCGCCCGCTTCGAAGCCAAACTCGAACAACACAACGGCAATCTGCCGCGCAGCGCCGTCGAACTTGCCAAGGACTGGCGAACCGACAAAGCGCTGCGGCACCTGGAAGCTCTTCTTCTGGTAGCCGACGCCACCAACATCTATATCCTCAGCGGCAACGGCGACGTCATCGAACCCGATAGCGACTGCATGGCCATCGGCAGCGGCGGACCCTTCGCCCAGGCTGCCGCCCGCGCCCTGCTCGAGAATACGAAACTCACCGCGCGCGAGATCGTCGAGAAAGCCATGATCATCGCCGCCGACACCTGTATCTATACCAACGGCAACATCAGCTATCAGGAGCTCGGCTAA
- the hslU gene encoding ATP-dependent protease ATPase subunit HslU, translating to MVIYLPGDANRDEPLLDELTPRQIVAALDKYVIGQADAKRAIAVALRNRIRRQKLDPEMAEEVMPKNILMIGTTGVGKTELARRLAKLSNSPFLKVEASKFTEVGYVGRDVESMIRDLVEVAIDMVREEKLEEVADRAEEAAEERLLDILLPPTPEPSDTADKTRDKMREKLRAGRLDEKIVEIDVKDRGPSFEVFSNTGNEDMDMNLREFLPQLFGGRTTKRKLRVAEAFEYLTQEEEGRLVDMDQVTRLAIERVERNGILFLDEIDKIAGREGGHGPDVSREGVQRDILPIVEGTTVNTRYGFVRTDHILFIAAGAFHVSKPSDMIPELQGRFPIRVELKSLNEDDFVRILTEPKNALIKQYTALLETEGIQLEFGEDAIRAIAGFATQVNESSENIGARRLHTILEKLLEEISFEGPDLKKKKVKVDAAFVRRQLADIVADQDLSRYIL from the coding sequence ATGGTCATCTACCTCCCCGGCGACGCCAATCGCGACGAGCCCCTGCTTGACGAACTCACGCCGCGCCAGATCGTCGCCGCCCTCGATAAGTACGTCATCGGCCAGGCCGACGCCAAACGCGCCATCGCCGTCGCCCTCCGCAATCGCATCCGCCGCCAGAAACTCGATCCCGAAATGGCCGAGGAGGTGATGCCGAAGAACATCCTCATGATCGGCACTACCGGCGTCGGCAAAACCGAACTCGCCCGCCGCCTGGCCAAACTCTCCAACTCGCCCTTCCTCAAAGTGGAAGCCAGCAAGTTCACGGAAGTCGGCTATGTCGGCCGCGACGTCGAATCCATGATCCGCGACCTCGTCGAGGTCGCCATCGACATGGTCCGCGAAGAGAAACTCGAGGAAGTGGCCGACCGCGCCGAAGAGGCCGCCGAAGAACGCCTCCTCGACATCCTGCTGCCGCCTACGCCCGAGCCCAGCGACACCGCGGACAAGACCCGCGACAAAATGCGCGAGAAGCTCCGCGCCGGCCGCCTCGACGAGAAGATCGTTGAGATCGACGTCAAGGACCGCGGCCCGTCCTTTGAAGTCTTCTCCAATACCGGCAACGAAGACATGGACATGAACCTCCGCGAGTTCCTGCCCCAGTTGTTCGGAGGCCGTACCACCAAGCGCAAACTGCGTGTCGCCGAGGCTTTTGAATACCTCACCCAGGAAGAGGAAGGCCGCCTGGTGGACATGGACCAGGTCACCCGCCTCGCCATCGAGCGAGTGGAACGCAACGGCATCCTGTTCCTCGACGAAATTGACAAGATCGCCGGCCGCGAAGGCGGTCACGGCCCCGACGTCTCCCGCGAGGGCGTTCAGCGCGACATCCTCCCCATCGTCGAAGGCACCACGGTCAACACCCGCTACGGCTTCGTCCGCACCGATCACATCCTTTTCATCGCCGCCGGCGCGTTCCATGTCTCCAAACCGTCGGACATGATCCCGGAGCTTCAGGGCCGCTTCCCCATTCGCGTCGAGCTCAAGTCCCTGAACGAGGACGACTTCGTGCGCATCCTCACGGAGCCCAAGAACGCCCTCATCAAGCAGTACACCGCCCTGCTCGAAACCGAAGGCATCCAGCTCGAATTCGGTGAGGATGCCATCCGCGCCATCGCCGGCTTTGCCACCCAGGTGAACGAGTCCAGCGAGAACATCGGCGCGCGCCGCCTTCACACCATCCTCGAGAAACTGCTCGAAGAGATCAGCTTTGAAGGCCCCGATTTGAAGAAGAAGAAGGTCAAGGTGGACGCGGCGTTCGTACGCCGCCAACTGGCCGACATCGTCGCCGACCAGGACCTCAGCCGGTATATCCTGTAA
- a CDS encoding fibronectin type III domain-containing protein has protein sequence MRPFAALAVLTLALAGCGYVGDPKPPALNIPLPVQDLRGVQRGANIVLAFTPNPRTTEDILLKSFAAIDLRAGENIQGGFEVNRWADSARKIPVADASITPHELTIPVDGFAGKEIIFAVRTTGPKGRSSGWSNLVTLRIVPTLAVPTGLSIVPTAKGVYLEWKEEHSAPGTEWRVWRMVEGEKEPTVLGNAGGPSWLDSNTEYGKTYGYTLQQVLKINEKEEAESEVTPTLSLKFEDKFPPSVPTGLTAIAGIKSVDLNWDRNQETDLKSYIVFRAEGAGALTKIADLGTSPNFNDSKVESGRKYRYAVAAIDELGNTSDPSAAVEITVP, from the coding sequence ATGCGACCGTTCGCCGCCCTTGCAGTCCTGACCCTTGCCCTCGCCGGATGTGGCTATGTCGGCGACCCGAAGCCGCCTGCCCTCAATATCCCCCTGCCTGTGCAGGACTTGCGCGGCGTCCAGCGCGGGGCGAATATCGTCCTCGCCTTCACGCCGAATCCCAGGACGACCGAGGACATCCTGCTCAAGTCCTTTGCCGCCATCGACCTGCGCGCCGGCGAGAACATTCAGGGCGGCTTCGAAGTGAACCGCTGGGCGGATTCGGCTCGCAAAATCCCCGTGGCTGACGCCTCCATCACGCCCCACGAACTCACCATCCCCGTCGACGGGTTCGCCGGCAAGGAGATCATCTTTGCCGTCCGCACCACCGGCCCCAAGGGCCGCTCGTCCGGTTGGTCGAACCTCGTCACCCTGCGCATCGTGCCTACCCTCGCAGTGCCCACCGGACTCTCCATTGTCCCCACGGCCAAAGGCGTCTACCTCGAATGGAAAGAGGAGCATTCCGCCCCCGGCACCGAATGGCGGGTCTGGCGGATGGTGGAAGGCGAAAAGGAACCCACCGTCCTCGGCAATGCCGGCGGCCCTTCCTGGCTCGACTCGAATACCGAATACGGCAAGACTTACGGCTATACCCTGCAGCAGGTCCTGAAGATCAACGAGAAGGAAGAGGCCGAAAGTGAAGTCACGCCCACCCTCTCCCTGAAGTTTGAGGACAAGTTCCCGCCCAGCGTACCCACCGGCCTCACCGCCATCGCCGGCATCAAATCGGTCGACCTCAACTGGGACCGCAACCAGGAAACCGACCTCAAATCCTACATCGTCTTCCGCGCCGAAGGCGCCGGCGCTCTCACCAAAATCGCCGACCTCGGCACCAGCCCCAATTTCAACGACAGCAAGGTCGAGAGCGGCAGGAAGTACCGCTACGCTGTCGCCGCCATCGACGAGCTTGGCAACACCAGCGATCCCAGCGCCGCCGTCGAAATCACCGTACCCTAA
- a CDS encoding fumarylacetoacetate hydrolase family protein yields MTRYVRIAREPAVPMSAPDSHPGVLRGILQDDQILLAEGRTLPLAQARLLPAVSPTKIVCVGRNYAEHAKELGNAVPTEPLIFMKPPSSLNGHLGAVVYPKISQLVSFEGEVGIIIGRRARRIKQEEADAYIAGYTIVNDMTARDLQKKDGQWTRGKGFDTFCPVGPCWVPREEIDFQSLRVTTRVNGEVKQDAPVTDMIFSVGAILQFVTEFMTLEPGDLIATGTPPGVGPVQPGDVIQVEVPGLGILENSIVAE; encoded by the coding sequence ATGACGCGCTACGTTCGTATTGCCCGCGAGCCCGCCGTGCCCATGAGCGCACCGGACTCGCATCCCGGCGTCCTCCGCGGAATCCTTCAGGACGATCAGATCCTCCTCGCCGAAGGCCGCACCCTCCCTCTCGCCCAGGCCCGCCTGCTGCCCGCGGTCTCGCCCACCAAAATCGTTTGCGTCGGGCGGAACTATGCGGAACATGCCAAGGAGCTCGGCAACGCCGTGCCAACGGAGCCGCTCATCTTCATGAAGCCTCCGTCTTCGCTGAATGGCCACCTCGGCGCGGTCGTCTACCCCAAAATCTCCCAACTGGTGTCGTTCGAGGGCGAAGTCGGAATCATCATCGGACGGCGCGCCCGCCGCATCAAACAGGAGGAGGCCGACGCCTATATCGCCGGCTATACCATCGTCAATGACATGACGGCGCGTGATCTTCAGAAGAAGGATGGCCAGTGGACCCGCGGCAAAGGATTTGATACCTTTTGTCCCGTCGGGCCGTGCTGGGTTCCTCGCGAAGAGATTGATTTTCAATCACTTCGCGTCACCACCCGGGTGAACGGAGAGGTCAAACAGGATGCTCCCGTCACGGATATGATCTTCAGCGTGGGTGCTATTCTACAGTTCGTAACGGAGTTCATGACGCTCGAGCCGGGTGATCTCATCGCCACTGGCACCCCGCCCGGCGTCGGCCCGGTTCAACCGGGTGATGTGATCCAAGTGGAAGTTCCCGGACTTGGGATCCTCGAAAATTCCATCGTGGCAGAGTAA
- the fsa gene encoding fructose-6-phosphate aldolase — MKFFLDTANLDELKKGAAWGVVDGVTTNPSLIAKEGIPLQEQIRKICEIVDGPISAEVISTDVDGMLREGREVAKLHQNIVVKCPLTRAGIQACSTLSKEGIRVNVTLCFSPSQAILAAKAGAWCVSPFVGRLDDIGLEGMTLIRDICKIYANYGYKTQVLAASLRSPLHVVQAAEAGSHIGTMPFKVLDQMFNHPLTDKGLDQFLKDYAKAFQEAPAGR, encoded by the coding sequence ATGAAGTTTTTTCTGGACACCGCTAATCTCGATGAATTGAAAAAGGGTGCGGCCTGGGGCGTCGTCGACGGCGTCACCACCAATCCCTCGCTCATCGCGAAAGAAGGCATTCCCTTACAGGAACAGATTCGCAAGATCTGTGAAATTGTCGATGGTCCAATCAGCGCGGAGGTCATCTCCACCGACGTCGATGGCATGTTGCGGGAAGGCCGCGAAGTGGCCAAACTGCACCAGAACATCGTCGTGAAGTGTCCTTTGACCCGGGCCGGCATCCAAGCCTGCTCCACTCTTTCGAAAGAAGGCATCCGCGTCAATGTCACTCTCTGTTTTTCGCCCAGCCAGGCGATTCTGGCCGCGAAAGCCGGAGCATGGTGCGTCAGCCCCTTCGTCGGGCGTCTTGACGACATCGGACTCGAAGGCATGACCCTCATCCGCGACATCTGCAAGATCTACGCCAACTACGGCTACAAAACGCAGGTGCTCGCCGCTTCGCTTCGCTCGCCTCTGCACGTCGTGCAGGCGGCCGAGGCCGGCTCGCACATCGGAACCATGCCCTTCAAGGTACTGGATCAGATGTTCAACCACCCGCTCACCGACAAGGGTCTGGATCAGTTCCTCAAGGACTACGCCAAAGCGTTCCAGGAGGCGCCGGCCGGAAGATAA